In a genomic window of Pontibacter liquoris:
- the ltaE gene encoding low-specificity L-threonine aldolase — MTQLTDLRSDTVTKPSQAMLQAMVAAPVGDDVYGEDPTINALEVKAAAMFGLEAGLFCPSGTMTNQIAIKAHTAPLTEVICDVTSHIYQYEGGGIAFNSLASVALVHGERGKMTPEQVEAHIRPLDNIHFPETKLVSLENTCNKGGGAFYTLDEIGAISEVCKRHELALHLDGARVFNALVASGDEAQDYGKYFDSISVCLSKGLGAPVGSVLLGSKEFIKKSRRIRKVLGGGMRQAGILAAAGLYALDHNIARLQEDHRKAKALEAVLLQANYVAQVLPVETNIVIFKLNDKYTDAAFIKALAAQNILAASFGPQMVRFVTHLDVTDEMQEHLLQVLNALNEAQVPA; from the coding sequence ATGACTCAACTAACTGATCTCCGTTCCGACACCGTTACAAAACCGTCGCAGGCCATGCTGCAGGCCATGGTAGCCGCGCCTGTAGGGGACGATGTATATGGGGAAGACCCAACCATAAATGCCCTGGAAGTGAAGGCAGCCGCGATGTTTGGCCTCGAGGCCGGCCTCTTCTGCCCTTCCGGCACCATGACCAACCAGATCGCCATTAAAGCCCATACAGCCCCGCTAACCGAGGTGATATGCGACGTTACCTCCCATATTTACCAGTACGAAGGCGGCGGCATTGCTTTTAACTCGCTGGCTTCGGTGGCGCTGGTGCACGGCGAGCGTGGCAAAATGACGCCTGAGCAGGTAGAAGCGCATATTCGCCCGCTGGACAACATCCATTTCCCTGAAACGAAATTGGTTTCGCTGGAGAACACCTGCAACAAAGGTGGCGGCGCCTTTTATACTTTGGATGAGATCGGTGCCATTTCGGAAGTATGCAAGCGCCACGAACTGGCCCTGCACCTGGATGGCGCCCGCGTATTCAACGCGCTGGTGGCCTCCGGCGACGAGGCACAGGACTACGGCAAGTACTTCGACAGCATCTCGGTGTGTTTATCCAAAGGATTGGGTGCGCCGGTAGGTTCAGTGCTGCTGGGCAGCAAGGAGTTCATCAAAAAGAGCCGCCGGATCCGCAAGGTTTTGGGTGGGGGCATGCGCCAGGCCGGTATACTTGCCGCTGCTGGCCTGTACGCCCTCGACCACAACATTGCGCGCCTGCAGGAAGACCACCGCAAAGCCAAGGCGCTGGAAGCCGTGCTGCTGCAGGCCAACTATGTGGCGCAGGTGCTACCCGTAGAAACCAATATCGTTATCTTCAAGCTAAACGACAAGTATACGGACGCTGCCTTTATCAAAGCACTGGCTGCCCAAAACATACTTGCCGCCAGCTTCGGCCCGCAAATGGTACGCTTTGTAACCCACCTGGACGTAACCGACGAAATGCAGGAACACCTGCTCCAGGTTCTCAACGCCCTGAACGAGGCGCAGGTGCCGGCGTAA
- the coaD gene encoding pantetheine-phosphate adenylyltransferase: MKSIALFPGSFDPFTNGHYDIAMRGAKLFDEVIIAIGNNSSKQRYIPVARMLEVIERIFKDQSNIKVQTFKGLTAEFAREAGARFLLRGLRNTTDFEYENTIAQANRHVNHDLETVFLITSPPLAAISSSIIREIHKYGGNVDDFIPFRFSEIADSATQ; this comes from the coding sequence ATGAAAAGTATCGCCCTGTTTCCTGGTTCTTTCGATCCGTTTACAAACGGCCACTACGACATTGCTATGCGGGGAGCAAAACTTTTCGACGAGGTGATCATTGCCATTGGCAATAACAGCAGCAAACAGCGCTACATACCCGTAGCCAGGATGCTGGAGGTGATTGAACGTATCTTTAAAGATCAGTCTAACATCAAAGTGCAGACTTTTAAAGGCTTAACCGCTGAGTTTGCCCGCGAGGCGGGCGCCAGGTTTCTGCTGCGCGGCCTGCGCAACACCACCGATTTTGAATATGAAAATACAATTGCCCAGGCCAACCGGCACGTAAACCACGACCTGGAAACAGTGTTCCTGATCACCTCTCCCCCGCTTGCCGCCATCAGTTCGTCCATTATCCGCGAAATTCATAAATACGGCGGCAACGTGGATGATTTTATACCTTTCCGGTTTTCAGAGATTGCAGATAGTGCGACACAATAA
- a CDS encoding metallophosphoesterase family protein produces MKIGLLSDTHSYVDDQILRLLADRDEIWHAGDFGSMDVAEQLKQVAPLRGVYGNIDGKDIRQVYPKVLRFEANDLDVLMTHIGGYPGKYHPDVREMIQANPPQLYITGHSHILKIMPDKKLPGLLHINPGASGKHGFHKIRTMVRFSIESGQVRDLQVIELGKRA; encoded by the coding sequence ATGAAAATAGGCCTTCTCTCCGATACCCACTCCTACGTAGACGATCAGATCCTACGGCTCCTGGCCGACCGCGACGAGATCTGGCATGCTGGCGATTTCGGAAGTATGGACGTAGCAGAGCAGTTAAAGCAAGTAGCCCCTTTGCGCGGTGTGTATGGCAACATCGACGGCAAGGACATCCGGCAGGTGTACCCGAAAGTGCTGCGGTTTGAAGCCAATGACCTTGATGTACTGATGACGCATATTGGCGGGTACCCGGGCAAGTATCACCCCGATGTACGCGAGATGATCCAGGCGAATCCGCCGCAATTATATATCACCGGACACTCGCATATACTCAAGATCATGCCCGATAAAAAGCTGCCTGGCCTGCTACACATAAACCCCGGTGCGTCCGGCAAACATGGCTTTCACAAGATCCGGACCATGGTGCGGTTCTCGATCGAAAGCGGGCAGGTGCGCGACCTGCAGGTAATAGAGCTGGGCAAACGGGCATAA
- a CDS encoding DNA-3-methyladenine glycosylase family protein gives MNYFPDYPSSDVMAVLAKDPVIAGIIAGGRPLKSSRSEDLYFKLLGSIVSQQLSTKAAATIFKRFTALFPDNYPHPHLVQQTPDEILRSAGLSGQKIGYVRNVAAFAAAGNLEHATIDALEDEALINHLTQIKGVGRWTVEMLLMFALERPDVFPVDDLGIQNAMKKHYDLEETGKALRQKMQQLAENWRPYRTIASKYLWQSLDNMPK, from the coding sequence ATGAATTATTTTCCTGATTATCCTTCATCTGACGTAATGGCCGTCCTGGCCAAAGATCCTGTTATAGCGGGAATTATTGCCGGCGGCCGTCCACTCAAATCATCCCGGTCGGAGGATCTATACTTTAAACTGCTGGGTTCTATTGTGTCGCAGCAACTGAGCACGAAGGCAGCGGCTACCATTTTCAAAAGGTTCACAGCGCTGTTTCCAGACAACTACCCGCACCCGCATTTGGTGCAGCAAACCCCGGATGAGATATTGCGCAGCGCCGGACTGTCGGGGCAGAAAATTGGCTACGTGCGCAATGTGGCCGCTTTTGCCGCAGCCGGCAACCTGGAGCACGCCACCATCGATGCCCTGGAAGACGAAGCCCTCATTAACCACCTGACACAGATAAAAGGCGTGGGCCGCTGGACGGTAGAAATGCTGCTGATGTTTGCCCTTGAACGGCCTGATGTTTTTCCGGTAGATGACCTGGGCATTCAGAATGCGATGAAAAAGCACTATGACCTTGAAGAAACCGGCAAAGCCCTGCGCCAGAAGATGCAGCAACTGGCCGAGAATTGGCGTCCGTACCGCACCATCGCCAGCAAATACCTCTGGCAGTCGCTGGACAACATGCCAAAGTAG
- a CDS encoding NUDIX hydrolase has protein sequence MNVFINDIPLILKRATEKVYKHEYDLILKASDHFTSKTLIGDVLIKEADPLLVDRLVRLMEVKKLKKLRSLTLVTDKKKKLIAHLKDQFKIVKAAGGLVLKDGKILMIYRLGVWDLPKGKLNRKEAVQAGALREVEEECNIQVEVVGKLPKTWHSYAYKGKKILKKTSWYVMACTDDSLMKPQAEEFIEEVRWMTPEEATKVLPKAYTSIAFIVSHYLQSLKTGKV, from the coding sequence ATGAACGTTTTTATAAACGACATTCCCCTGATCCTGAAAAGAGCCACGGAAAAGGTATATAAGCACGAATACGACCTGATCCTGAAAGCATCGGACCATTTTACATCCAAAACGCTAATAGGGGATGTGCTGATAAAAGAAGCTGATCCGCTGCTCGTTGATAGGCTGGTCCGGCTGATGGAGGTGAAAAAGCTTAAAAAACTGCGCTCGCTGACGCTGGTGACCGATAAAAAGAAGAAACTCATCGCCCACCTCAAAGACCAGTTCAAGATCGTGAAAGCGGCAGGCGGACTGGTGCTTAAAGATGGAAAGATCCTGATGATCTACCGCCTGGGTGTATGGGACTTGCCCAAGGGCAAGCTAAACCGCAAGGAAGCTGTGCAGGCGGGCGCGTTGCGCGAAGTAGAGGAGGAGTGCAACATACAGGTAGAAGTAGTAGGGAAGTTGCCTAAAACCTGGCATTCGTATGCCTACAAGGGCAAAAAAATATTAAAGAAGACCAGCTGGTATGTGATGGCCTGCACCGACGATAGCCTGATGAAGCCCCAGGCCGAGGAATTTATCGAAGAAGTACGCTGGATGACGCCTGAAGAAGCTACCAAGGTGCTACCTAAGGCTTATACTTCTATCGCTTTTATTGTGTCGCACTATCTGCAATCTCTGAAAACCGGAAAGGTATAA
- the pyrE gene encoding orotate phosphoribosyltransferase, with product MDSTNTAHQVASFLLETEAVKLRPAQPFKWSSGWNSPIYCDNRVTLSFPYIRSYIKQELAELIKLHFPSAEAIAGVATAGIAQGALVADLLEMPFLYVRPEPKKHGMGNQIEGKLLAGQKVVLVEDLISTGGSSLKAAEAVKAAGAEVVGMAAIFTYGFALAEENFRKAGIALHCLSDYNALTEAALANGYIPESAMETLAQWRQSPETWGV from the coding sequence ATGGACTCAACCAACACAGCACATCAGGTCGCCTCGTTCCTGCTGGAAACGGAGGCAGTAAAATTACGCCCGGCACAGCCCTTTAAATGGAGCAGTGGCTGGAATTCACCGATCTACTGTGACAACCGCGTCACGCTTTCATTCCCCTACATACGTAGCTACATCAAACAGGAGTTGGCTGAATTGATAAAACTGCATTTCCCGTCGGCCGAAGCCATTGCCGGCGTAGCCACGGCCGGTATTGCCCAGGGCGCTCTGGTAGCCGATCTGCTCGAGATGCCCTTCCTGTACGTACGCCCCGAGCCCAAGAAGCACGGCATGGGCAACCAGATAGAAGGCAAGCTGCTGGCAGGCCAGAAAGTGGTGCTGGTAGAAGATCTGATCTCTACAGGCGGAAGCTCGCTGAAAGCCGCCGAAGCCGTAAAGGCAGCTGGTGCCGAAGTGGTCGGAATGGCTGCGATCTTTACCTATGGATTTGCCCTGGCCGAAGAAAATTTCAGAAAAGCCGGTATTGCGCTGCACTGCCTGAGCGATTACAATGCGCTGACCGAAGCGGCCTTAGCCAACGGTTACATCCCGGAGTCGGCTATGGAAACGCTGGCGCAGTGGCGGCAATCCCCGGAAACCTGGGGAGTTTAG